One genomic segment of Chitinibacter sp. FCG-7 includes these proteins:
- a CDS encoding DUF6387 family protein, giving the protein MSVKKEAENSSLKKVKTLCEAKQILSWFDNHHYERKIINFSLKDWLSEFEYRSHWRYFLGDASQNRLNEEQMLLYARHIAKIGSQSLGPEKADIECRIEPHEFSYSPVRSIKPSHLAAHAGDVFFSELVSSLKIDAVDFLAGGMDSTELEVFDHIPVHLINKNRYPDIVEASNGEILASIDILAPDEIIIDGIKEWLKQVRKDFAIAAPEKGSFGDKDMKKWREFRVLQYIDITLFAQLSNLELTQYQIGEILFHDELCPAPERVRKTVKPEADRMLDRHSLARFSLQLAYET; this is encoded by the coding sequence ATGTCGGTAAAAAAAGAAGCTGAAAATAGCTCGTTGAAGAAAGTTAAAACTCTGTGCGAGGCAAAGCAGATCTTATCTTGGTTCGATAATCATCACTATGAACGAAAAATTATTAATTTCAGTCTTAAAGATTGGCTTAGTGAATTTGAGTACCGTTCACATTGGCGTTACTTTCTGGGTGATGCCTCACAAAATCGTTTGAATGAAGAGCAAATGCTCTTATATGCACGCCATATTGCGAAAATTGGAAGCCAAAGTCTTGGCCCTGAAAAGGCAGATATTGAGTGCCGGATAGAGCCGCACGAGTTTAGTTATTCTCCAGTACGTAGTATCAAGCCTAGCCATTTGGCCGCACATGCAGGAGACGTATTTTTCTCGGAGCTAGTATCTTCGCTAAAAATTGATGCAGTCGATTTTCTAGCTGGTGGGATGGATAGCACGGAACTGGAAGTGTTTGACCATATACCTGTGCATTTAATTAATAAAAATCGCTACCCCGATATTGTTGAGGCCAGTAATGGTGAGATCTTGGCATCCATTGATATTCTCGCGCCAGACGAGATCATTATTGATGGGATCAAAGAATGGTTAAAGCAGGTTCGCAAAGACTTTGCTATTGCAGCGCCAGAAAAAGGGAGTTTTGGCGACAAAGATATGAAAAAATGGCGCGAATTTAGAGTTTTGCAGTATATCGATATAACGCTGTTTGCTCAGCTTTCAAACCTTGAGCTGACTCAATATCAAATAGGCGAAATATTATTCCATGATGAACTCTGTCCTGCTCCCGAGCGAGTTCGTAAAACAGTAAAGCCAGAAGCAGATCGAATGTTAGATCGACATAGTTTGGCACGGTTCTCTTTGCAACTGGCATATGAAACATAA
- a CDS encoding helix-turn-helix transcriptional regulator: MSKLDQKLQPVRAGVQSPTPPIAQIAKPTYGALPATGYVREAKLIGEEILPFSRAQLWKMVKAGKFPAPVKFSPQVTAWKVELVREWLDARGVQQ, translated from the coding sequence ATGTCCAAATTAGATCAGAAATTACAGCCCGTGCGTGCGGGCGTGCAGTCACCAACACCACCAATTGCACAGATTGCCAAGCCAACTTACGGCGCTTTGCCTGCCACGGGTTATGTGCGCGAGGCTAAGCTGATTGGCGAAGAGATCTTGCCCTTTTCACGAGCCCAGCTATGGAAAATGGTGAAGGCTGGTAAGTTTCCCGCCCCAGTCAAATTCTCTCCTCAAGTCACAGCTTGGAAAGTTGAGCTAGTGCGCGAATGGCTTGATGCCCGTGGGGTGCAACAATGA